TGGCGCGCCAACTGATAAAGTATCCCGACGTACTACGCTGGTCTGCAATAGATACCGCCGGCTTTCGCCACGGCAGCTTTCAATTGCGCAACACCAATCATCTGATCCGGACCTATGCCGGCTGTGATGGGCTCAAGACTGGCTTTTATGATCGCGCCGGCTTCAATGTCACGGCCACCGCCAAGCGCAACGGTCTGCGCCTGATCGCGGTCGTGCTGGGGTCACCGCGCAAAAGCGAGAACTTCGAGGCCGCCGCGACTCTGCTTTCGCAAGGTTTCCTGAACTATTACAATTACCTTATTGCCAGCCGCGGCCAGCCAATCGCACGCAGCGTGCCGATACGTGGCGGTGCGGTCGCTCAAATTGTACCAGTGTGGGGTGCGGATTTGCGCGTCTTCACCAAACGTGGCGAGGAAAATCACTCTTATACCATAGCCTTCGATCTCCCTGCGCAGCTCAGCGCTCCGGTTGATGCCAATCAGCAAGTGGGCGTCGGCGAAGTGATGGTGGGCGGTCATTTGGCCGCGCGGGCGCCACTACTAGCGCCCGCTGCGGTGGCTCGCGGATCGCTGTGGTCTCGCTTGGCAAGTCGGCTGTAACGAGCATGCCCAAACCAGTTCGTAACTCGGCTAAGGCTCCGGCACTTAGTCTCACCACGAATTTTTCAATCGCCGGGTACGTGAAACGCGGCAACCGGTTATGAGCCATTCCAGCCATCCGTTTTGCGTCCGGCCATGCGCCTGATGCCCTTATGGTTCGCGTCTCTGACACTGGTTTCAACCGGCTTGGGCGGGTTGGCCGCGATCTGGTTGCGCGATCGCCTTCACCTGCTGCTCGGCTT
Above is a genomic segment from Candidatus Binataceae bacterium containing:
- a CDS encoding D-alanyl-D-alanine carboxypeptidase family protein, producing VGLAAHRRAHVGREGTKPPPVMTQPYVAACVMEPISGQVIYDLNMHKPWPPASMTKMMLMLIVAEKLHDGSLKLDDQVTASALATRMGGSQVYLKEGETFSLDDMMKAVVVHSANDAAVAVAEYVAGSTAAFVVMMNRRAAQLGMHDTHYYSVHGLPPGRGQQPDITSAYDSALLARQLIKYPDVLRWSAIDTAGFRHGSFQLRNTNHLIRTYAGCDGLKTGFYDRAGFNVTATAKRNGLRLIAVVLGSPRKSENFEAAATLLSQGFLNYYNYLIASRGQPIARSVPIRGGAVAQIVPVWGADLRVFTKRGEENHSYTIAFDLPAQLSAPVDANQQVGVGEVMVGGHLAARAPLLAPAAVARGSLWSRLASRL